One stretch of Fictibacillus sp. b24 DNA includes these proteins:
- a CDS encoding PolC-type DNA polymerase III, whose amino-acid sequence MSGNDQQIRQERLSLLLEQLGIPDEMKTGFSEGTIEKLTIDKTNRSWHFSIAINRPLTAEGYAWFSSSLHQTFQHIAKVTFSLQTKESYQSEELLGYWPLCKEKLVETTGPSLSSMLSIQDPIADGNFLCLTVRNDAEETLVQRKLSPVIKELYSQFGFHSVMVKTEIKHSEEDYQKFLEQRKQEDQNKVMEALVEKEKSANKADGPATRTDIMIGYSIKDEPVPIQTIQDEERRITIQGYVFHAETRELRSGRTLLTFKITDYTDSLLIKIFSRDKEDIPILQGIQKGMWLKVRGGIQNDTFVRDLVMIANDINEIKPEYRKDLAEEDKKRVELHLHTPMSQMDAVSSVSSLVGQAKKWGHPAVAITDHAGVQSFPEAYSAGKKNGIKILYGLEANLVDDGVPIAYNEAPRKLSEETYIVFDVETTGLSAVYNKIIELAAVKVRGGEIIDRFERFANPHESLSETTINLTGITDDMVENAPEIEEVLRDFHAFMGDDILVAHNASFDMGFLNEGLRKIGLGEAKNPVIDTLELARFLLPQLKNHRLNTLCKRFDIELTQHHRAIYDAEATGYLLWKLLKETFEKEIFYHDRLNDNMGQGGFQRSRPFHCTLLAATQEGLKNLYRLVSESHLSYFFRTPRIPRSRLSKLREGILVGSACDKGEVFEGMMQKPIEEVEKIAEFYDYLEIQPPSNYYHLIERELVADEMNLRDILSNIVQLGEKLNKPVVATGNVHYLNPEDAIYRKILISSQGGANPLNRQTLPEVHFRTTDEMIDLFSFLGEEKAEKVVCENTRYIADSIEEIKPIPDDLYTPKIEGADDEVRSMSYDRARSIYGENLPEIVEKRLEKELKSIIGHGFAVIYLISHKLVKKSLIDGYLVGSRGSVGSSFVATMTEITEVNPLPPHYVCPNCKESHFFNDGTVGSGYDLPDKECPECNVLYIKDGQDIPFETFLGFKGDKVPDIDLNFSGEYQPRAHNYTKELFGEEYVYRAGTIGTVAEKTAYGYVKGYAGDHNLTIRSAEVDRLVSGCTGVKRTTGQHPGGIIVVPDYMDIYDFCPVQFPADDSSSEWKTTHFDFHSIHDNLLKLDILGHDDPTVIRMLQDLSGIDPKTIPASDPEVMKIFSGPEVLGVTDEQIMCKTGTLGIPEFGTKFVRQMLEETKPSTFSELVQISGLSHGTDVWLNNANELIANGTCVLKDVIGCRDDIMVYLIYKGLDPSLAFKIMESVRKGKGLPDEWIDEMKQNDVPDWYIGSCLKIKYMFPKAHAAAYVLMAVRIAYFKVHYPIWFYAAYFTVRADDFDVESMIRGSKALRTKIEDISAKGLDASTKEKNLQTVLELALEMCERGLSFQKIDLYRSSATDFLVEGDTLIPPFNSIAGLGTNAALNIVKAREQGEFLSKEDLQQRAKLSKTIIEYLDDQGCLEGLPDANQLSLF is encoded by the coding sequence ATGAGCGGAAATGATCAGCAGATCAGACAAGAAAGGCTGTCGCTTCTTTTAGAACAATTAGGAATTCCTGATGAGATGAAAACCGGTTTTTCGGAAGGGACAATCGAAAAACTCACTATAGATAAAACGAATCGAAGCTGGCACTTTTCCATCGCAATCAATCGTCCGCTAACAGCAGAAGGTTATGCGTGGTTTAGTTCTAGTCTTCATCAAACCTTTCAACATATTGCAAAAGTGACTTTTTCACTGCAAACGAAAGAGAGCTATCAGTCAGAAGAACTTCTTGGCTATTGGCCGTTATGTAAAGAAAAGTTAGTTGAGACCACAGGTCCAAGTCTGTCTAGTATGCTTTCTATTCAAGACCCGATAGCGGATGGGAATTTTTTGTGCTTAACGGTTCGAAACGATGCAGAAGAAACTTTAGTACAGAGAAAACTATCTCCAGTTATTAAAGAGTTGTACAGTCAGTTCGGTTTTCATTCAGTAATGGTGAAGACGGAAATAAAACATTCTGAAGAAGATTATCAGAAATTTTTAGAACAGCGGAAACAAGAAGATCAGAATAAAGTGATGGAAGCGCTCGTTGAAAAAGAAAAGTCAGCTAATAAAGCAGATGGTCCTGCTACAAGAACAGATATAATGATTGGTTACTCAATTAAGGATGAACCGGTACCGATCCAAACAATTCAAGATGAAGAAAGACGTATTACGATACAAGGTTACGTGTTTCATGCTGAAACAAGAGAACTTCGAAGCGGCCGTACTTTACTGACATTTAAAATTACGGATTACACAGATTCACTATTAATTAAGATATTTTCTCGTGATAAAGAAGATATCCCAATTCTCCAAGGAATACAAAAGGGCATGTGGTTGAAGGTACGAGGCGGTATTCAAAATGATACCTTTGTCAGAGACCTCGTTATGATTGCAAACGATATTAATGAGATCAAGCCTGAGTACAGAAAAGACTTAGCTGAGGAAGATAAAAAACGTGTAGAACTCCATCTTCACACACCGATGAGTCAGATGGACGCGGTATCTTCTGTTTCCTCGCTTGTGGGACAAGCCAAAAAATGGGGACATCCTGCTGTTGCTATTACAGATCATGCTGGTGTGCAATCCTTTCCTGAAGCTTATAGTGCGGGCAAGAAAAACGGAATTAAAATTCTCTATGGACTTGAAGCCAATCTGGTAGATGATGGTGTTCCTATTGCATACAATGAAGCGCCTAGAAAACTTTCAGAAGAGACATACATTGTTTTTGACGTTGAGACTACGGGATTATCAGCGGTTTATAATAAAATTATTGAACTGGCAGCGGTGAAGGTAAGAGGCGGAGAAATTATTGATCGATTTGAAAGATTTGCGAATCCTCATGAATCTTTATCAGAGACGACAATCAATCTAACAGGAATCACAGATGATATGGTTGAGAACGCGCCTGAAATTGAAGAAGTACTTCGAGATTTCCACGCATTTATGGGTGATGATATTCTTGTTGCTCATAACGCAAGCTTTGACATGGGGTTCTTAAACGAAGGCTTGCGAAAAATAGGCTTAGGTGAAGCGAAGAATCCCGTGATCGATACACTCGAACTTGCCAGATTCTTACTGCCTCAGTTAAAGAATCATAGACTGAATACGCTCTGTAAAAGGTTTGACATTGAACTTACACAGCATCACCGTGCGATTTATGATGCAGAAGCGACAGGGTACCTTTTATGGAAGCTGTTAAAAGAGACGTTTGAAAAAGAAATCTTCTATCATGACCGCTTGAACGATAACATGGGTCAAGGCGGATTCCAGCGCTCACGGCCATTTCACTGCACGCTGCTGGCTGCAACTCAAGAAGGTCTGAAGAATCTATATAGACTCGTTTCAGAATCACATCTTTCGTACTTTTTTAGAACACCGCGTATTCCGCGTTCACGACTCAGTAAATTGCGAGAAGGTATTTTAGTCGGATCTGCATGTGACAAAGGTGAAGTTTTTGAAGGCATGATGCAAAAGCCGATAGAAGAAGTAGAAAAGATTGCAGAGTTTTATGATTATCTAGAAATTCAGCCGCCTAGTAACTATTATCACCTTATTGAAAGAGAACTTGTTGCTGATGAGATGAACTTAAGAGATATTCTTTCCAACATCGTTCAGTTAGGCGAGAAATTAAATAAACCGGTTGTAGCAACAGGAAACGTGCATTATTTAAATCCTGAAGATGCGATCTACAGAAAGATTTTAATTTCTTCACAAGGCGGAGCTAATCCGCTGAACAGACAAACGCTTCCTGAAGTTCATTTCCGGACAACGGATGAGATGATTGATTTGTTCTCCTTCTTAGGTGAAGAAAAAGCGGAAAAGGTAGTCTGTGAAAACACTAGATATATTGCAGACAGTATTGAAGAGATCAAGCCGATACCTGACGATCTTTATACACCGAAAATCGAAGGTGCGGATGATGAAGTTCGATCGATGAGTTACGACCGTGCAAGAAGTATATATGGTGAAAACCTTCCTGAAATCGTTGAGAAAAGACTGGAAAAAGAACTAAAGAGTATAATTGGACACGGTTTTGCAGTTATTTACTTGATATCTCATAAGCTCGTTAAAAAATCGTTGATCGATGGATATCTTGTAGGGTCACGTGGATCAGTAGGTTCGTCATTTGTTGCGACCATGACTGAGATTACAGAAGTTAATCCGCTGCCTCCGCATTATGTTTGTCCGAACTGCAAAGAGTCACACTTCTTTAATGATGGTACCGTCGGATCTGGTTATGATCTGCCTGATAAAGAGTGTCCTGAATGTAATGTTCTATATATAAAAGATGGACAAGATATTCCGTTTGAAACGTTCTTAGGATTTAAAGGAGACAAAGTACCCGATATTGACTTGAACTTCTCTGGCGAATATCAGCCAAGAGCACATAACTACACGAAAGAACTGTTTGGTGAAGAATATGTGTATCGAGCGGGTACGATTGGTACTGTTGCTGAAAAGACTGCCTATGGTTATGTTAAAGGTTACGCGGGTGACCATAACTTAACCATTCGTTCTGCAGAAGTAGACCGTCTCGTATCAGGCTGTACAGGGGTAAAAAGAACAACCGGACAGCATCCGGGCGGAATAATTGTAGTTCCTGATTATATGGATATTTATGATTTTTGTCCTGTTCAGTTTCCAGCTGATGATAGCTCATCAGAGTGGAAAACAACTCACTTTGATTTCCATTCTATTCACGATAACCTGTTAAAACTTGATATATTAGGCCACGATGATCCAACCGTTATCCGTATGCTGCAAGATTTAAGCGGAATCGATCCGAAGACCATTCCAGCTTCTGACCCTGAAGTAATGAAAATCTTCTCGGGACCAGAAGTGTTAGGTGTTACGGATGAACAGATCATGTGTAAGACAGGTACACTTGGAATACCAGAGTTTGGAACAAAGTTTGTAAGGCAGATGCTTGAAGAAACAAAGCCAAGCACATTTTCTGAGCTTGTTCAGATCTCAGGATTATCACACGGTACAGACGTTTGGCTGAACAACGCCAACGAACTGATCGCAAACGGAACGTGTGTACTAAAAGATGTTATCGGGTGCCGTGATGATATTATGGTCTACCTCATCTACAAAGGCCTTGATCCTTCACTAGCCTTTAAAATCATGGAAAGTGTACGTAAAGGTAAAGGTCTTCCTGATGAATGGATCGATGAGATGAAACAAAATGATGTTCCTGACTGGTATATTGGGTCATGTTTAAAGATTAAATACATGTTCCCGAAAGCCCATGCGGCTGCATACGTTTTAATGGCCGTTCGTATTGCTTATTTTAAAGTGCATTATCCGATCTGGTTCTATGCTGCTTACTTCACTGTAAGAGCTGATGATTTTGATGTAGAATCCATGATTCGAGGCTCAAAGGCACTTCGTACAAAGATTGAGGACATCTCGGCTAAAGGCCTAGATGCTTCTACAAAAGAAAAGAATCTTCAAACTGTGCTTGAGCTGGCGTTAGAGATGTGTGAAAGAGGACTCTCCTTCCAAAAAATCGATTTGTACCGTTCAAGTGCAACAGACTTTTTAGTTGAGGGCGATACGCTTATTCCGCCTTTTAATTCGATAGCGGGACTTGGGACGAATGCAGCACTTAACATTGTGAAAGCAAGAGAGCAAGGAGAATTTCTTTCAAAAGAAGATCTTCAGCAGCGAGCTAAGCTATCAAAGACGATTATTGAGTATTTAGATGACCAAGGTTGTCTGGAAGGATTGCCTGATGCAAACCAGCTTTCACTGTTCTAA